Proteins co-encoded in one Capnocytophaga ochracea DSM 7271 genomic window:
- a CDS encoding ABC transporter permease, whose amino-acid sequence MKQFRSYIYQSSADFTRAMLWEAKYIFRDKAVFFSFVIVAIAVSFIYTYLYSEETLQELPIGVVDEDNTAQSRQLLRMIDATSQTAIYSSYLNLTEAEKAFQQEKIRGIVAIPNGFARDLQRGEQPTISVYADASYMLYYKQILTAVKVSATYLNAGVEVKRTSAQGKLPTQARDEAMPVSAQVVSLYNPSLGYATFLIPIVLVIIFQTTILTAVGMLGGTMREGNKLKKIYPNSDSFWGALPIVMGKATTYLAFSMVILLIILGIIMPLFGIPVRSTILSTMVFMIPFILSIVFMGLCLLNFLHRREDAIMLIMYTSLPAVMLTGFSWPTVAMPEWLSVFSYIVPTTLGSKGFISITQMGAHITTIMPYWLGMWALCLVYLVLATLTLRRVLNK is encoded by the coding sequence ATGAAACAGTTTAGAAGTTACATATATCAAAGTTCAGCCGACTTCACTCGTGCAATGCTTTGGGAAGCCAAATATATATTCCGCGACAAGGCGGTGTTCTTTTCGTTTGTAATTGTAGCGATTGCCGTGTCGTTCATCTATACTTATCTCTATTCCGAAGAGACCTTACAAGAGCTTCCTATTGGAGTAGTAGATGAGGATAATACTGCCCAAAGCCGTCAGTTGTTGCGTATGATTGATGCCACGAGTCAGACCGCTATTTACAGCAGTTACCTCAACCTCACCGAAGCTGAAAAGGCCTTTCAGCAGGAGAAAATACGGGGGATAGTAGCCATTCCCAACGGTTTTGCACGTGACCTACAACGCGGAGAACAACCCACTATATCGGTCTATGCCGATGCTTCTTATATGCTTTATTACAAGCAAATACTTACCGCCGTTAAAGTGTCGGCTACTTACCTGAATGCAGGGGTTGAGGTGAAACGCACTTCGGCACAAGGCAAACTCCCTACCCAAGCGCGCGATGAGGCAATGCCCGTGAGCGCTCAAGTAGTGAGCTTATACAATCCCTCTTTGGGTTATGCCACTTTCCTTATTCCCATAGTGCTTGTGATTATCTTTCAAACTACCATACTCACTGCCGTAGGTATGTTAGGAGGAACGATGCGAGAGGGCAACAAACTAAAAAAAATATATCCTAACTCCGATAGTTTTTGGGGAGCTTTGCCTATTGTAATGGGGAAAGCTACTACTTATTTAGCCTTTTCAATGGTGATATTACTCATTATTTTAGGAATTATAATGCCATTGTTTGGCATTCCTGTACGTAGCACGATACTAAGCACTATGGTTTTTATGATACCATTTATCCTGTCGATTGTATTTATGGGACTTTGCTTGCTGAACTTTTTACATCGACGTGAAGACGCCATTATGCTCATTATGTATACCTCTTTGCCTGCGGTGATGCTTACTGGCTTTTCGTGGCCTACCGTAGCGATGCCTGAATGGCTGAGTGTTTTTTCATATATTGTACCTACTACTTTAGGGAGCAAGGGTTTTATATCTATTACCCAGATGGGAGCTCATATCACTACCATTATGCCATATTGGCTGGGAATGTGGGCACTGTGTTTGGTATATTTAGTATTAGCCACCCTTACCCTGAGGAGAGTGTTAAACAAGTAA
- a CDS encoding ABC transporter permease, whose product MYLFKKECKNLFLSPKRLFYVLVFPLVIFGFFAAIFYKGVPRDLPMAYINYDQSQLSENLLRMLDATPNIDLKIKLTDEQEAQRLIQQQQIMGFIVIPTDFQQKLFKGENQSVICYTNSQFMLGASLIQKDFQTTVGMFSAGLVMKKKMQKGQQTEKVRAEAQPIRVDDHALYNPYSNYAYYLLTALLPMMLQMIVMMVTVYVLGVEFRYHRGKQWLKQAGGSPLKALVGKLLPYTLVLLFVAWWMNYLLFELIGAPLHIPMLNVVLITFALVVIYQIIGIALVSILPNFRSALTIGSGFTAIAFSFAAYTFPMEGLPKSMQYLAQIFPYAHFMKYYVNRAIKGIPVEMTWQPLLALLLFGLLLIVAYPMFVKKIKSGGYETV is encoded by the coding sequence GGGGTACCCCGCGACCTGCCTATGGCGTATATCAATTACGACCAAAGTCAGCTGTCCGAAAACCTTTTGCGTATGCTCGATGCTACGCCCAATATAGACCTAAAAATCAAACTCACCGATGAACAAGAAGCCCAACGCCTTATCCAGCAACAACAGATTATGGGCTTTATCGTCATTCCTACCGACTTTCAGCAGAAACTATTCAAAGGTGAAAACCAATCGGTGATTTGCTATACCAATAGTCAGTTTATGCTGGGGGCAAGTCTTATCCAAAAGGATTTCCAAACTACCGTAGGGATGTTCTCAGCAGGCTTGGTGATGAAGAAGAAAATGCAAAAAGGGCAACAAACTGAGAAGGTACGCGCCGAAGCCCAACCCATAAGGGTAGACGACCACGCCTTGTACAATCCTTATTCTAACTATGCCTATTACCTACTCACAGCACTCTTGCCGATGATGCTCCAAATGATTGTAATGATGGTAACGGTGTATGTATTAGGAGTAGAATTCCGCTACCATCGAGGGAAACAGTGGCTCAAGCAAGCAGGTGGAAGTCCGCTGAAAGCCCTTGTGGGGAAACTCTTGCCTTATACCTTAGTGCTCCTTTTTGTAGCGTGGTGGATGAATTACCTCCTCTTTGAGCTTATCGGGGCTCCTTTGCATATCCCAATGCTGAATGTGGTGCTTATTACTTTTGCCCTAGTAGTAATCTATCAGATTATAGGTATTGCACTCGTTTCTATATTGCCTAATTTTAGGTCGGCACTTACCATAGGCAGTGGTTTTACAGCGATTGCCTTCTCATTTGCGGCTTATACTTTTCCTATGGAAGGGCTTCCTAAGAGTATGCAGTATTTAGCGCAAATCTTTCCGTATGCTCATTTTATGAAATACTATGTAAATCGCGCCATTAAGGGCATTCCTGTAGAGATGACGTGGCAACCGCTTCTGGCATTATTGCTCTTTGGACTGTTGCTTATAGTGGCTTATCCTATGTTTGTGAAAAAGATAAAATCAGGAGGTTATGAAACAGTTTAG